In the Alkaliphilus oremlandii OhILAs genome, one interval contains:
- a CDS encoding pirin family protein: MKTRSIEMSIKKPGTHWVGNGFHVSNYFPSGANLLERFSPFILMDYNAPLEFLPSETPRGVGAHPHRGFETVTFALEGAVEHHDNQGNHGIIYPGDVQWMTAGGGILHKEYHEASFNKTGGLFHMIQLWVNLPKQYKMTNPRYQAIVNKDMKKVVMDNESATITIVAGEFNGVAGPAKTFSPMNIYIVDLNGGEKISLNEPSNYNVGILILNGDIHVNGESHNESDFVLFHNEEGTINLEAPAGGGKIFVLSGEPINEPIAAGGPFVMNTTEELRQAQEDFYNGKFGDMNF; this comes from the coding sequence ATGAAAACAAGATCTATAGAAATGAGTATAAAAAAGCCTGGAACCCATTGGGTAGGCAATGGATTTCATGTAAGCAATTATTTTCCTTCTGGAGCAAATTTACTAGAAAGGTTTTCACCCTTCATTTTAATGGATTATAATGCACCCTTGGAATTTCTCCCCAGCGAAACCCCAAGAGGGGTAGGTGCCCATCCCCATAGAGGCTTTGAAACTGTCACCTTTGCCTTAGAGGGTGCTGTTGAACATCATGATAACCAAGGCAATCATGGCATCATCTACCCTGGCGATGTTCAGTGGATGACAGCAGGTGGGGGCATCTTGCATAAAGAATATCACGAAGCATCCTTTAATAAAACCGGTGGGCTCTTTCATATGATACAGCTATGGGTAAATCTTCCTAAACAGTATAAAATGACAAACCCACGATATCAAGCGATCGTAAATAAAGATATGAAAAAGGTGGTCATGGATAATGAAAGTGCTACAATTACCATCGTAGCAGGAGAATTCAATGGCGTAGCTGGACCAGCAAAAACTTTTAGTCCCATGAACATTTATATCGTTGATTTAAATGGGGGTGAAAAAATTAGTTTAAATGAGCCCAGCAATTATAATGTGGGAATTCTGATTTTAAATGGAGATATCCATGTAAATGGAGAATCTCATAATGAAAGTGATTTTGTCCTATTTCATAATGAAGAGGGAACAATCAATTTAGAGGCCCCTGCCGGCGGTGGAAAAATCTTTGTTCTGAGTGGTGAGCCAATAAATGAGCCCATTGCCGCAGGCGGACCTTTTGTAATGAATACGACAGAGGAACTAAGGCAGGCTCAAGAGGATTTTTACAACGGTAAATTTGGCGATATGAACTTTTAA
- a CDS encoding cupin domain-containing protein: MEGMNAMYYNYPQYPCPYYGNSMIYDPYYMYTYYPYSYWSTMPNHPVPCEPPKKLKDYGPNPFVTNIDKATEQNDYFRIALWTGKYFQLTLMSIPVCDDIGLEMHPDVDQFLRIEQGQGTVMMGDCKNQLDFKAQVSEDCIIIVPAGKWHNLINTGCIPLKLYSIYAPPEHPHGTIHRTKKEAEEGHSH, encoded by the coding sequence ATGGAAGGAATGAATGCGATGTATTATAATTATCCCCAATATCCATGCCCATATTACGGTAATTCTATGATCTATGACCCATATTACATGTATACTTACTATCCTTACTCCTACTGGAGTACCATGCCCAATCATCCAGTGCCATGTGAACCACCTAAAAAGCTAAAGGATTATGGGCCGAATCCTTTCGTCACCAATATCGACAAAGCCACTGAGCAAAATGATTATTTTCGTATCGCCCTATGGACAGGAAAATACTTTCAACTCACCTTAATGAGTATCCCTGTATGTGATGATATTGGTTTGGAAATGCACCCAGACGTGGATCAATTTCTCCGTATTGAGCAGGGTCAAGGTACTGTTATGATGGGAGATTGCAAAAATCAGCTGGATTTTAAAGCACAGGTTTCAGAGGATTGTATCATTATTGTGCCTGCAGGCAAGTGGCATAATTTAATTAATACAGGCTGTATCCCTCTAAAGCTATACTCTATCTATGCACCGCCAGAACATCCTCATGGCACAATTCATAGAACGAAAAAAGAGGCTGAAGAAGGACACTCTCATTAA
- a CDS encoding PucR family transcriptional regulator has translation MGLTVLELIKLDIFKNFKLVAGQRGLDKPVEKIGILDWEFTNKIEGRIVDSEFTKGEFVLTSLLFAKEQPELIIDALKYLEESHISGFAVKNIYYDDLPMEVIDYANRKSLPIFIFDTSVYFEDIITVAADKIKSISNFDLLESKVDLIIKMNINKAVTREVALEINSSFKESFFVISMKEKRLIDESRIIPLIEALKKNSIMNRSSTILKYKNSILMIYTFHKNQNETVGHDVPSLLRKMGVDISQYYIGVSTVHVDLSELGNGINESIFAQRTGELSQNSFNYFKDIGVYSILMPNADNGWIQDFYNRILSPIQSYDEKYHTELFHTALNYIENDGKIIDTAQRLFLHKNTIRYRIGKIKELLHMEDKELEFYEQLSMAIKLYKIYHI, from the coding sequence ATGGGATTGACGGTATTAGAGCTCATAAAGTTAGACATATTTAAAAATTTTAAGTTGGTTGCAGGTCAACGAGGCCTCGATAAACCGGTAGAGAAAATCGGAATATTGGATTGGGAGTTTACCAATAAAATAGAAGGGCGTATTGTGGATAGTGAATTTACAAAGGGTGAATTTGTGCTGACCAGTCTTTTATTTGCAAAGGAACAGCCAGAATTAATCATAGACGCTTTAAAATATTTAGAGGAAAGCCATATCTCTGGATTCGCTGTAAAAAATATCTATTATGACGATCTGCCCATGGAGGTAATCGATTATGCAAATAGGAAGTCCCTACCCATTTTTATCTTTGATACCAGTGTATACTTTGAGGATATCATTACAGTTGCTGCAGATAAAATAAAGTCCATATCGAATTTTGATCTGCTAGAAAGTAAAGTGGATTTAATCATAAAGATGAATATCAATAAAGCCGTAACGAGGGAAGTGGCACTTGAAATAAATAGTAGCTTTAAGGAATCTTTTTTTGTGATCTCTATGAAAGAGAAACGATTGATTGATGAGAGTCGAATCATTCCATTGATTGAGGCCTTGAAGAAAAACAGCATTATGAATCGGAGTAGCACCATATTAAAATATAAAAACAGTATCTTAATGATATACACCTTCCATAAGAATCAGAATGAAACCGTTGGTCATGATGTGCCATCTTTATTGAGAAAAATGGGCGTCGATATTTCACAGTATTATATCGGCGTAAGTACAGTCCATGTGGATTTAAGCGAATTGGGGAATGGGATCAATGAAAGTATATTTGCCCAACGGACAGGAGAATTATCTCAAAATAGTTTCAACTATTTTAAGGATATTGGTGTTTACAGTATATTGATGCCCAATGCAGACAATGGTTGGATTCAAGATTTTTATAATAGAATACTAAGTCCCATTCAAAGCTACGATGAAAAGTACCATACAGAATTGTTTCACACAGCCTTGAACTATATTGAAAATGATGGGAAAATCATAGATACTGCTCAACGTCTTTTCCTACACAAAAACACGATTCGATATAGAATCGGTAAAATAAAAGAATTGCTGCACATGGAAGACAAGGAATTAGAATTTTATGAGCAGCTTTCTATGGCAATCAAGCTTTATAAAATATATCATATATAA
- a CDS encoding DMT family transporter, translated as MNNKIIRGEILLIITAIIWGTSFVAQRVGMELIGPFTFTATRFLVGTLSLIPIILITDKVNKKEEENKTENKTEAETGIRKELLIGGIACGLALFSGISFQQAGLQYTTAGKAGFITALYIVLVPLLGLFLKKKVDKNVWIGLILAVMALYLLCFTEDFSISKGDLIVLCGTVFWAIHILVIDHFAPKVNGLKMSCIQFFTAGILSLIIAFFTETIEMSAILNSAGPILYTGIVVVGVAYTFQIIGQRGTNPTVAAIILSMESVFAVVSGMVLLGESMSLKEILGCILMLAAVLITQIQPTKSNVEIEEKA; from the coding sequence ATGAACAATAAAATAATTCGCGGCGAAATACTTTTAATTATAACAGCAATTATCTGGGGTACTTCCTTCGTTGCTCAGCGTGTTGGTATGGAACTCATAGGACCATTTACATTTACAGCGACGAGATTTCTTGTAGGAACATTATCCTTGATTCCGATTATCCTCATAACGGATAAGGTCAACAAAAAGGAAGAAGAAAATAAAACTGAAAATAAGACTGAAGCTGAGACTGGAATCAGAAAAGAATTACTTATCGGTGGAATCGCTTGTGGCTTAGCCCTATTTTCAGGAATATCCTTTCAGCAAGCAGGGCTTCAATATACGACGGCAGGAAAGGCCGGATTCATTACTGCATTGTATATTGTCCTAGTACCGCTTCTTGGATTATTTTTAAAGAAGAAAGTGGATAAAAATGTATGGATCGGATTAATTTTAGCTGTAATGGCTTTATATCTACTATGTTTTACAGAGGACTTTTCTATATCAAAAGGAGACCTCATCGTACTTTGTGGCACTGTATTTTGGGCGATTCATATTCTTGTGATTGACCATTTTGCACCGAAAGTCAATGGACTTAAAATGTCCTGTATCCAATTCTTTACTGCAGGAATTCTGTCTTTAATCATTGCATTTTTTACGGAAACTATTGAAATGTCTGCTATTTTAAATAGTGCAGGTCCAATTTTATATACGGGAATCGTCGTTGTAGGTGTAGCTTATACATTCCAAATCATTGGACAGAGAGGAACCAACCCTACGGTTGCTGCCATTATATTGAGTATGGAATCTGTATTTGCTGTGGTATCCGGAATGGTGCTTTTAGGAGAAAGTATGTCCTTAAAAGAAATTTTAGGCTGTATCCTAATGCTTGCAGCCGTTCTTATTACGCAGATACAGCCTACAAAATCCAATGTGGAAATAGAGGAGAAGGCATAG
- a CDS encoding MATE family efflux transporter, with translation MANLKDVFAPKDLTEGTPWKRITEFAIPMLVGNIAQQLYNTADSIIVGKYVGDNALAAVGSAMPILNLLLVLFVGISVGAGIMVSQYFGAKDREKLSRAIGTCITLTGIASVIIMVIGPMVARPMLSFLNTPDSIINWCTSYLNIYFWGIAGFAYYNILAGVLRGLGDSVSALIFLLISTVLNVILDLWFVAGFHMGVPGVALATIIAQGISAILCVLKLLKMKENFDLNSKMLTLKKEYSHRLIKLGLPSGVTQAILSLAMIVVQSLTNSFGEMVIACNVIVMRVDGFAMMPNFSFGAAMTTYTGQNIGAKKMDRVDEGTKHGLILALSVSTLITILILIFGRYLVSVFTDTTELIDLSVYMMRILAVGYIAMAVTQSLFGVMRGAGDTMTPMWISMINTIIIRVPIAYTIAYLTRSEAYPTGRPESTFISLLASWTLGALITTFFFKKGKWRQKAFADI, from the coding sequence ATGGCAAATTTAAAGGATGTATTTGCTCCCAAAGATTTAACGGAAGGCACACCGTGGAAACGAATTACAGAGTTTGCAATTCCAATGCTCGTTGGTAATATAGCACAGCAGCTTTACAATACAGCAGACTCTATCATTGTCGGTAAATATGTCGGAGACAATGCACTCGCAGCTGTTGGCAGTGCCATGCCCATATTAAACCTTCTACTGGTGCTCTTTGTTGGCATATCTGTAGGGGCAGGTATTATGGTATCCCAATATTTTGGTGCAAAAGACAGGGAGAAACTTTCGCGCGCCATCGGAACCTGTATCACACTGACGGGCATTGCCTCCGTCATCATCATGGTCATTGGGCCCATGGTCGCTCGGCCTATGTTATCTTTCTTGAATACACCGGATAGTATTATTAATTGGTGTACCAGTTATCTAAATATTTATTTCTGGGGAATTGCAGGCTTTGCTTACTATAATATTCTAGCAGGAGTTCTGAGAGGTCTTGGAGATTCCGTATCTGCGCTTATATTTCTCTTGATTTCTACAGTATTAAACGTAATTTTAGATCTCTGGTTCGTTGCAGGCTTTCATATGGGTGTGCCCGGCGTTGCCCTCGCTACTATCATCGCTCAAGGAATCTCAGCAATCCTTTGCGTCCTTAAATTACTTAAAATGAAAGAAAACTTTGATCTCAACAGTAAAATGTTAACTTTAAAGAAGGAATATTCCCATCGATTAATCAAACTTGGACTCCCTTCCGGCGTCACACAAGCGATCTTATCTCTGGCTATGATCGTTGTCCAGTCTCTAACCAATAGCTTTGGAGAAATGGTCATCGCCTGTAACGTGATCGTTATGCGGGTCGATGGATTTGCTATGATGCCCAACTTCTCCTTTGGAGCTGCAATGACCACCTATACGGGACAGAATATCGGTGCTAAAAAAATGGATCGTGTCGATGAAGGAACGAAGCACGGCTTAATACTTGCCCTTAGCGTATCTACCTTAATCACTATTTTAATTTTAATCTTTGGCAGATATCTGGTCAGTGTTTTTACGGATACAACAGAATTGATCGATTTAAGTGTTTATATGATGCGGATTCTTGCGGTAGGATATATTGCAATGGCAGTAACACAGAGTCTATTTGGGGTTATGCGTGGTGCAGGTGATACAATGACGCCCATGTGGATCTCTATGATTAATACCATCATCATTCGTGTCCCTATCGCATACACCATTGCTTATCTAACGAGGAGTGAGGCTTACCCTACAGGAAGACCAGAATCTACCTTTATTTCTCTTCTGGCTTCTTGGACACTGGGTGCACTCATCACTACCTTTTTCTTCAAAAAAGGGAAATGGCGTCAAAAAGCCTTTGCAGATATCTAA
- a CDS encoding TrkH family potassium uptake protein: METRIRTKFKLTYAQLSAITFFTIILIGAGLLSLPIASRSGEFTPFINSLFTATSAVCVTGLVVYDTYSYFSVFGQSVILMLIQIGGLGFMIIATMFLLMLRKKIGVKERDFLRESVNSIHIGGIVRLAKHILLGTFLLEGMGAIILSIKFSSEMGIASGILNGIFHSISAFCNAGFDLMGRYEQYSSLTRYSGDTAVNLTIMALIVIGGIGFLVWEDVYKNKLAFKKYQLHSKIVLYTTFLLILCSAIIFYIIEKNNLLADMNMKERVLSSLFQAITPRTAGFNTIDTASLLESSKLFTMFLMIIGGSSGSTAGGIKTTTFVITILTVISSVRNSADLNIFGRRLENGVLKRAYSIVTIYILGALLAMLSISFIQPELMLSDIGFEVLSAIGTVGMSTGITRQLVGMSKFIIVVLMFCGRIGSLAVLMAVAENKNNVLVKNPVEKIIIG, translated from the coding sequence ATGGAAACAAGAATAAGAACAAAATTTAAATTAACTTATGCACAGTTAAGTGCCATTACGTTTTTTACCATTATATTGATTGGTGCAGGACTGTTATCACTTCCGATCGCATCTAGAAGTGGAGAGTTTACACCTTTTATTAATTCATTATTTACGGCTACATCTGCCGTGTGTGTTACAGGGTTGGTTGTATACGACACCTATAGTTATTTTTCTGTATTTGGACAGAGTGTTATATTAATGTTGATTCAGATTGGTGGACTAGGATTTATGATAATAGCCACAATGTTTTTGCTTATGCTACGGAAAAAAATTGGTGTTAAGGAAAGGGACTTTTTGAGAGAGTCTGTAAACAGCATTCATATAGGTGGTATTGTACGCTTGGCAAAACATATATTGCTAGGAACTTTTTTGTTAGAGGGTATGGGTGCGATCATACTTTCTATTAAATTTAGTTCTGAAATGGGTATTGCATCAGGAATATTGAATGGGATATTTCATTCAATATCTGCATTTTGTAATGCAGGCTTTGATTTAATGGGAAGATATGAGCAATATTCCTCGTTAACAAGATATAGCGGAGATACGGCTGTGAATCTTACGATAATGGCATTGATCGTCATTGGTGGTATTGGTTTTCTAGTGTGGGAGGATGTTTATAAAAACAAATTAGCATTTAAAAAATATCAATTGCATTCTAAAATTGTTTTATATACGACTTTCTTGCTAATACTATGTTCAGCCATTATATTTTATATCATAGAAAAAAACAATCTACTGGCAGATATGAATATGAAAGAGCGTGTTTTATCCTCATTATTCCAAGCCATAACACCTCGTACCGCTGGATTCAATACAATTGATACTGCATCTCTTCTGGAAAGTTCAAAGCTTTTTACAATGTTCCTTATGATTATTGGCGGAAGTTCTGGTTCAACGGCAGGTGGTATCAAAACGACAACATTTGTGATTACGATCCTTACAGTGATATCCTCTGTTAGGAATTCAGCGGATTTAAATATATTTGGACGCAGATTAGAGAATGGCGTATTAAAAAGAGCCTATAGTATCGTTACCATTTATATATTAGGTGCACTTCTAGCCATGCTATCCATTAGTTTTATTCAACCAGAGCTAATGCTAAGTGACATTGGATTTGAGGTTTTATCTGCCATAGGAACTGTTGGAATGTCTACTGGTATAACACGTCAGCTAGTGGGTATGTCAAAATTTATAATTGTTGTACTGATGTTCTGCGGAAGAATAGGAAGTTTAGCAGTACTTATGGCAGTTGCAGAGAATAAAAACAATGTATTGGTAAAGAATCCTGTAGAAAAAATCATCATTGGTTAA
- a CDS encoding potassium channel family protein: MLLKKKSILIIGIGRFGRYLACKFSELENEVMIVDQCEEQISDLISIVTSAQIGDCTNVEVLKSFGVSNFDICFVCIGSNFQASIEITYQLKELGAKYVIAKTNREIHEKFLLRNGADEVVYPEKESANKTAIRLSANNIFDFVELTPDYYILEIPPLDSWIGKSIGHVAVRVKYKINILATKKEENVFPLPGADHIFKKDEHLIVAGNKADLTHLLKKI; the protein is encoded by the coding sequence ATGTTATTAAAAAAGAAGAGTATATTAATAATCGGAATCGGTAGATTTGGAAGATATTTAGCTTGTAAATTTTCGGAATTAGAAAATGAGGTGATGATTGTGGATCAATGCGAAGAACAAATCAGCGATTTAATCTCCATCGTCACAAGTGCCCAGATTGGTGATTGTACAAATGTAGAGGTACTAAAGTCCTTTGGTGTTTCTAATTTTGATATTTGCTTTGTTTGTATAGGATCTAATTTTCAAGCATCTATAGAAATAACATACCAGTTAAAAGAGCTGGGTGCAAAATATGTAATAGCAAAAACAAATCGAGAGATCCATGAAAAGTTTCTATTGAGAAACGGTGCGGATGAAGTGGTCTATCCAGAGAAGGAAAGTGCCAATAAAACGGCCATTCGATTAAGTGCTAATAATATATTCGATTTTGTGGAACTAACACCGGATTATTATATTTTAGAGATACCTCCTTTAGATTCATGGATTGGAAAAAGTATCGGCCACGTAGCAGTTAGAGTGAAATATAAAATTAATATACTGGCTACTAAAAAGGAAGAAAATGTATTTCCGTTGCCTGGAGCTGATCACATATTTAAGAAAGATGAACATCTAATTGTTGCAGGCAATAAAGCGGATTTAACACATTTACTAAAAAAGATTTGA
- a CDS encoding sensor histidine kinase: protein MTISTIASLSLGKFGIGKESIIMVFIVGVLVVTVSTNGYIYGILASVISVFIFNYYFTVPLHTFITYHTNDIVLMVSFLVVSLISGTMTKRFQKQLLIAKKNEHTARLLYKVTESFLNITGKKNIIMQGIDYIYQNTSYSSKVFLSDAKEAYTDDSRAFVVDEMDIMEIPIKGLTKQLGIMQVAYSKKNFSLEHELLIKTVVTQMGISLDREFIYNERENIRIAMEREKMRSNLLRAISHDLKTPLTGIVGASGVILENLTKLDNCNIKKLVCDINEEATWLSNLVENILNMTRISEGKLMIEKNYEVVDDIVYEAIRHVKNFSNTKNISVSMPEEVVMVFIDGKLMVQVLINLLDNAMKHTGDDCKIQITVYVHNDSAVFEVSDNGSGIDNNIEDSLFDSFVTSSVKTIDGKRGMGLGLSICKSIIEAHQGTITAGRSKEGGALFRFTLPLMEEK from the coding sequence ATAACGATTTCTACAATCGCATCACTATCCTTGGGAAAATTTGGAATAGGTAAAGAAAGTATCATTATGGTATTTATAGTAGGCGTTTTAGTGGTTACAGTATCTACGAATGGCTATATATATGGAATATTGGCCTCGGTGATCAGTGTATTTATCTTTAACTACTATTTTACAGTACCACTACACACCTTTATTACTTACCATACGAATGATATTGTGTTAATGGTTTCATTTTTGGTAGTATCCTTGATCTCGGGAACAATGACTAAAAGGTTTCAAAAACAACTATTAATTGCTAAAAAAAATGAGCATACTGCAAGGCTTCTATATAAAGTAACGGAAAGTTTTTTAAATATTACAGGTAAAAAAAATATTATTATGCAGGGGATAGATTATATTTATCAGAACACAAGCTATAGTAGTAAAGTATTTCTTTCAGACGCTAAAGAGGCATATACCGATGATAGTAGAGCATTTGTAGTGGATGAGATGGACATTATGGAGATTCCAATTAAGGGCTTAACAAAGCAACTGGGTATAATGCAGGTTGCATACTCTAAGAAAAATTTTAGTTTAGAGCATGAGCTGCTTATTAAAACGGTTGTAACACAAATGGGCATATCTTTAGATCGAGAGTTTATTTATAATGAACGTGAAAATATTCGAATCGCTATGGAAAGAGAAAAGATGAGAAGTAATTTGCTTAGAGCGATATCTCATGATCTTAAAACGCCCTTAACGGGTATTGTTGGTGCTAGTGGTGTTATATTAGAGAATCTAACGAAGTTAGATAATTGTAATATTAAAAAGTTGGTATGTGATATTAATGAAGAAGCTACTTGGCTAAGTAACCTTGTAGAGAACATTTTAAATATGACCCGGATTAGCGAAGGAAAGCTGATGATTGAAAAAAATTATGAAGTTGTAGATGATATTGTTTATGAGGCCATTCGGCATGTAAAAAATTTTTCGAATACAAAAAACATATCAGTTTCTATGCCTGAGGAAGTTGTGATGGTTTTCATCGATGGAAAGTTAATGGTTCAGGTTCTTATCAATCTATTGGACAATGCCATGAAGCATACAGGAGATGATTGTAAAATACAGATCACTGTATATGTGCATAATGATTCCGCAGTTTTTGAAGTATCAGACAATGGGTCAGGTATTGATAACAATATTGAGGATTCCTTATTTGACAGCTTTGTGACTTCATCGGTTAAAACAATAGATGGTAAAAGGGGGATGGGCTTAGGATTATCTATATGTAAATCTATTATAGAAGCACATCAAGGAACAATAACAGCTGGCAGATCAAAAGAAGGTGGCGCATTATTTAGATTCACACTACCACTGATGGAGGAAAAATAA
- a CDS encoding response regulator: MEDNLRILIIEDDKYILNFISLSLKTNGYVFDTAKTGIQGMSLFYSNNPDVILLDLGLPDIDGIDIIKSIRMISEVPILIVSARGEEKEKISALDAGADDYITKPFHMGELLARIRVVERKLKKAVQGDNAEIFQLDYLTIDYERRMVLVDHKEIHLTPIEYKLLLLLVENKGKVLTHNYILKKIWGYGETGDSKSIRVFMANLRRKIEKDKTSPRFIFTEVGVGYRFANE; the protein is encoded by the coding sequence ATGGAAGATAATTTAAGAATATTAATTATTGAAGACGATAAATATATATTGAACTTTATATCTCTTTCATTAAAGACAAATGGTTATGTATTCGATACTGCCAAAACAGGCATACAAGGAATGTCTTTATTTTACAGCAATAATCCAGATGTAATCTTATTAGATTTAGGACTACCGGATATCGATGGAATTGATATTATAAAGTCAATTCGCATGATTTCGGAAGTACCAATTTTAATAGTATCTGCAAGGGGAGAAGAAAAGGAAAAAATTTCTGCCTTAGATGCAGGTGCAGACGATTATATTACAAAACCATTTCATATGGGTGAGCTTTTAGCACGCATTAGGGTGGTAGAACGAAAGCTAAAGAAAGCTGTTCAAGGGGATAATGCAGAAATATTTCAGCTGGACTATTTAACGATTGACTATGAAAGACGAATGGTTTTGGTTGATCATAAGGAAATTCATTTAACGCCCATTGAATACAAATTATTATTGCTTCTAGTGGAGAATAAAGGAAAGGTATTGACCCATAATTATATCCTAAAGAAAATATGGGGATATGGTGAAACTGGTGATTCTAAATCCATTAGAGTTTTCATGGCCAATCTTAGAAGAAAAATAGAAAAAGATAAAACTTCTCCTAGATTTATTTTTACCGAAGTAGGTGTAGGCTATCGCTTTGCAAATGAATAA
- a CDS encoding cobyrinate a,c-diamide synthase — protein sequence MENNRKDKKFISKRIGRVMIAGTGSGCGKTTITCGLLKALLNKNLKVASFKCGPDYIDPMFHSRITGTKSRNLDMVLCGENTVKQLLSENSDGMDISVIEGVMGFYDGLSANSVSYSSNDISNKTDTPVILVINCKGTFLSAAAIVKGFLEFSPNNIQGVIFNGINEGMYPVYKEIIEERNGIKVLGFMPNLPEAAIESRHLGLVTAEEIDTLKEKIDLLAENAEKYIDLEALMAIASSASPIEYENHSVEAVGYARVAVAMDKAFCFYYEDSLELLKKMGLELIPFSPMEDHQLPRDVDGIIIGGGYPELYGAALSGNEPMLESIRKALSQKIPVYAECGGFMYLGTKIEDWDMVGAIENKSVLTNRLQNFGYITLTAQQDNLFCEKGESINAHEFHYSKSDVDGEGFIATRISTGKQRSCIVAEDHLFTGYPHIHLWGNVKFAERFVQKCVAYRSSKESIL from the coding sequence ATGGAAAACAATAGGAAAGATAAAAAATTTATAAGTAAAAGAATTGGCAGGGTAATGATCGCAGGAACTGGCAGTGGATGTGGTAAAACTACAATTACTTGTGGTCTCTTAAAGGCACTTTTAAATAAAAATTTAAAGGTAGCCTCTTTTAAATGTGGACCGGATTATATCGATCCCATGTTCCATTCCAGAATTACAGGAACGAAATCTCGCAATTTAGATATGGTTCTATGTGGAGAAAATACGGTAAAACAACTATTATCAGAGAACAGTGATGGGATGGATATTTCTGTAATTGAAGGGGTTATGGGATTCTATGACGGACTGAGTGCCAACAGCGTTTCCTATTCCTCCAATGATATTTCCAACAAAACAGATACGCCTGTAATCCTGGTTATCAATTGCAAGGGAACATTCCTATCAGCAGCGGCCATTGTGAAAGGATTTTTAGAGTTCTCTCCAAACAATATTCAGGGCGTCATATTCAATGGAATCAACGAAGGGATGTATCCCGTCTATAAAGAGATCATTGAAGAACGAAATGGGATTAAAGTCCTTGGATTTATGCCAAATTTACCGGAGGCTGCCATTGAAAGCCGGCATCTCGGCTTGGTTACAGCAGAAGAGATTGATACGCTCAAAGAGAAAATTGACTTATTGGCAGAAAATGCGGAGAAGTATATTGATCTAGAAGCTTTAATGGCGATTGCCAGTTCAGCTTCTCCTATTGAATATGAAAATCATTCAGTAGAGGCTGTAGGCTACGCAAGAGTGGCAGTAGCGATGGATAAGGCATTCTGCTTTTATTATGAGGATAGCTTAGAACTTTTAAAGAAGATGGGATTGGAATTGATTCCATTCTCTCCAATGGAAGATCATCAACTGCCAAGGGATGTAGACGGCATCATCATAGGGGGCGGATACCCAGAACTCTATGGAGCAGCATTGTCTGGTAATGAACCTATGCTAGAGAGTATCCGAAAGGCTTTGAGTCAGAAGATTCCTGTATATGCTGAGTGTGGCGGCTTTATGTATTTAGGAACAAAAATTGAAGATTGGGATATGGTTGGTGCCATAGAGAATAAAAGTGTTTTAACCAACCGACTACAAAATTTTGGATACATTACATTGACGGCACAACAAGATAATCTTTTCTGTGAAAAAGGAGAAAGCATCAATGCCCATGAATTCCACTATTCAAAAAGCGACGTGGATGGAGAAGGATTCATTGCTACGAGAATATCCACAGGAAAACAACGATCCTGTATTGTTGCAGAGGATCATCTATTTACTGGGTATCCTCATATACACCTTTGGGGTAATGTGAAATTTGCAGAAAGATTCGTACAGAAATGCGTAGCCTATAGAAGTTCTAAGGAAAGCATCTTATAA